Below is a window of Thermofilum sp. DNA.
CTCTCGAAGGAACTCCATGCGGTGGTGAACGTAGGGTGGCTCGCCGGGAGCCCTCACGATTACCGCGGAGAACCTGAAGGGGCCTTCCCACCCCATAATCTCGTTGTGATTGGCTTCGGGTATCTCTGAAAAGAAAGCATGCAGCTTAGCGTTCTCGTTGATTTGAGTTTTTAGGCGGTAGCCGGCACTCAAGAAAGGTCTGTAGCTGTACACCACTGGAAAGTTACCGGCCTCGTACTGCTCGAACAACCACCTCGCGAGAGAATTACCCGCGTCGAGAACCTCCTGCTTAACGTTCTCGAGAAAGCCTGCCGCCTCCTTCAACTTTAACATTAAGCCGTCGACTAGGCCTGCCGCCTCTACCACTGCAGCGAGCGCTGTGCACATGTAAGGAAACGCCGCCCTAGGCTTAAGGCCCGAGGGTACCTCTACGAGCGGAATCTTCCACTCTGTAGCGAGCTTAGCTAGAAGCCCCCCAGAGGTGACCGCGACCGTGGGGATCCGCCTCCGGCGCGCCTCTAGCACGACGCGTAAAGTCTCCTCGGTGTTTCCGGAGTAGCTCACGGCTACCAAGAGGTGGCGCTCGTTAACGCTTCCCGGTAGGCCGGTTTCCCGCAGCGGGATGATCATCTTGCTGGATTCTTCGTAGAGCGCATCTTGCAGGAAAAGCCCCCCAATGAAGGATCCACCCATACCTGCAACGATAACGCTCTCGGGGTCTCTCGGGAGGGGTAGCTTATCGACTAGGGTAGAGTACCTCTCAGAGCCGTCTCTAATGTCGGCAGGGAGTGAGAGAGCGCGAGCCAGCATCTCCTGTGAGTCTACAGCGGCGTGAGAGGCATAGAGTGCAAGAAGTTCCTCTATTCTCACGCTTACACGCTCTCCATACGTGA
It encodes the following:
- a CDS encoding bifunctional phosphoglucose/phosphomannose isomerase; this translates as MRIEELLALYASHAAVDSQEMLARALSLPADIRDGSERYSTLVDKLPLPRDPESVIVAGMGGSFIGGLFLQDALYEESSKMIIPLRETGLPGSVNERHLLVAVSYSGNTEETLRVVLEARRRRIPTVAVTSGGLLAKLATEWKIPLVEVPSGLKPRAAFPYMCTALAAVVEAAGLVDGLMLKLKEAAGFLENVKQEVLDAGNSLARWLFEQYEAGNFPVVYSYRPFLSAGYRLKTQINENAKLHAFFSEIPEANHNEIMGWEGPFRFSAVIVRAPGEPPYVHHRMEFLRELLRGRGVKHVEVHAIGENQLQKLLSLFYAFDIASILLALLRGTDPAPTATIDSLKKYLEERIDISREI